In one Pseudomonas sp. MM211 genomic region, the following are encoded:
- a CDS encoding efflux transporter outer membrane subunit: MHSHYLKPLSLLVALALGGCSSLLSTPYERPELTVPTSWQQPGEQQASSGQAWWKAFNDPELDRLIDAALARNNDIGTALLNVRRAQLQAGLTRDGQFPQLSSGLSADRTRALRGEGSAAHSYSLTGSVSWEADLWNRLGSATDAAELEALATEQDYAATRLSLAGTVASLYWQIGYLNERLAASAASIEYARQTLQLVQVQYDAGQASALELAEARQSLETQLASEVDLRQQRVEQRNALAVLFDGTSPASLTELQSLQDSVLPAVRADLPASLLARRPDLRAAELRLRSSLKSVDATRASYYPDLSLTGTLGYSSSALGNLLQNPVGAVGASLAMPFLQWNQMKLNVAVSKTDYELAVTDFRQSLYQALADVENGLAGRRHYAEQEGMRSRALDAASEAERIYRIRYESGAVDLQSWLSAQDTRHTAQITLAENRLNQLINAVTLYQSLGGDTGVNIEAPLATLPDQ; this comes from the coding sequence TTACGAGCGCCCGGAGCTGACCGTACCCACCAGCTGGCAGCAGCCTGGCGAACAACAGGCCAGCAGTGGCCAGGCCTGGTGGAAAGCCTTCAATGATCCGGAGCTGGATCGACTGATCGATGCGGCGCTGGCCCGCAACAACGATATCGGTACCGCATTGCTGAACGTACGCCGAGCGCAATTGCAGGCTGGCCTCACCCGCGACGGGCAGTTTCCCCAGCTCAGCAGTGGGCTGAGTGCCGACCGTACCCGCGCCCTGCGCGGTGAAGGCAGCGCCGCTCACAGCTATTCGCTGACCGGCTCGGTAAGTTGGGAGGCCGACCTGTGGAACCGCCTGGGTAGCGCTACCGATGCAGCCGAACTCGAAGCGCTGGCGACCGAGCAGGATTACGCCGCTACCCGCCTGTCACTGGCGGGTACGGTGGCGAGCCTGTATTGGCAGATCGGCTATCTTAACGAACGCCTGGCGGCCAGCGCCGCGAGCATCGAGTACGCACGGCAAACCCTGCAGTTGGTTCAGGTGCAATACGATGCCGGCCAGGCTTCGGCGCTGGAGCTCGCCGAGGCGCGGCAGAGCCTGGAAACCCAGCTTGCCAGTGAAGTGGATCTGCGCCAGCAACGGGTCGAGCAGCGCAACGCCCTGGCCGTGCTGTTCGACGGTACCAGCCCGGCGAGCCTGACTGAACTGCAGAGTCTGCAAGACAGCGTATTACCCGCCGTGCGTGCAGATCTACCGGCCAGCCTGCTGGCTCGGCGCCCGGATCTGCGCGCTGCTGAACTGCGCCTGCGCAGTAGCCTGAAATCCGTGGATGCCACCCGCGCCAGCTATTACCCGGATCTGAGCCTGACCGGCACCCTGGGCTACTCCAGTTCGGCACTGGGCAACCTGCTGCAGAATCCGGTCGGCGCCGTGGGTGCCAGCCTGGCCATGCCATTCCTGCAGTGGAACCAGATGAAGCTCAACGTCGCGGTCTCGAAAACCGACTATGAGCTGGCGGTGACGGACTTCCGCCAGAGCCTGTATCAGGCATTGGCCGACGTGGAGAACGGACTGGCGGGGCGGCGTCATTACGCCGAGCAGGAAGGCATGCGCAGCCGCGCACTGGACGCAGCCAGCGAGGCAGAACGTATCTATCGTATTCGTTACGAATCAGGGGCTGTGGATCTGCAGTCCTGGCTGAGCGCGCAGGATACCCGCCACACGGCGCAGATCACTCTGGCGGAGAATCGTCTGAACCAGCTGATAAATGCAGTCACGCTGTATCAGTCCCTGGGCGGGGATACAGGCGTGAACATCGAAGCGCCACTGGCGACGCTTCCAGATCAATGA
- a CDS encoding PA1414 family protein codes for MKAWFEKLAAQLNALFVQRMQPIPIRSEEQRRLAAERQRRR; via the coding sequence ATGAAAGCCTGGTTCGAAAAACTTGCCGCACAGCTCAATGCCCTGTTTGTTCAGCGCATGCAGCCGATCCCAATCCGCAGTGAAGAGCAGCGCCGTTTGGCAGCAGAGCGCCAGCGCCGCCGCTGA